The genomic DNA AAATTCAACAGAATGTGGTAACCTGCCAATTCTGAATAGCCACTCCATGAAAACAAGTTAATTACATGATATTAAAAAGGTGAAGGGAAGGAATATTTACTGGTATATAAATCAGTTTTGATTATAAAACAGGCCTTACAATATTGAGTTCATACAATATGCATTATTTGCCAAATTTAAAATTTGTCCTAATTAGATAATAACGTTTACTGCTATTAGTCTTCCCCATTGATGTCATTTTTCTTGCgctttatttcttcaaagtcaAACTCTGATCCTGTCATCCTGTTGTAAATGTCTTGAATGTCATCACAGGTTGTCTCAAAGTGAGTTGTAGCATCACAAGCATGGGAAATAAAGATCTGGCTCTGTTCCCAAATCTTTTGGTACAAGGAGATCATTGATGCTAACAAATTTCTGTTCAATTGGTTCCAAGAGCTCCAAAGCTGGCCTGATTTCTTTCTCAGGTTCTTTGGTTTCCACAGTTGTGCTAACCAAGGCAATATACTTCCCTTGTGCTGCCACATTGTGTGCAAAAGAAATCATGCACACGTAGATATCTGACTTCCGACTGACTTGCTTCTGGGGAATAATGATGTGGCATGAATTGGTATCATTCGTGTTCTTGACTGGGTGGCTTAGGCTGCCTGTAACTCTGATCACCTGGCCCACTTTTTGTACTCGATCTTTTACATAACTAGGATCACAGATGAGCTGCTTACAGCAAGCAACTTCTTCAGATTTTACACCAACCACTCTTCCATTCTCCACAACGATTTCTTCAATTGGTTTATTCAGCATGTAGCTACCTCCACAAATAGCACTGGGCCTTGCAAATCCTTGTGGCACTTCTCCAAGGCCATACTGTGGGTAAAGGTAGGGGCTTTTGCCATATGTTGCCAAAGACTCACTGTAAAGTTTAATCCTTTTAATGGTTTCACAACATGGTTGATCTAAATAGTCATCAGTTTTGTAAAGTGCAAGAGCATGACCAGTAAAATCTATAACATCTTGGCCCAAGTCAAACTTCTTATACACATCCCACATTGTGGTCTTCTTAGGGTCAACACCTTCAAAAGTTCCAGgatctttctcttccaagttgtCAACCTACACTAGGAATTTTCTGAAGTGATGTTTTTCAAATAGCCCCATTAAACTAGATGCCAGGGCTTCTAGGTCAGTGGAAGGAACCTTATAGATTTTTCCTCCTTTATAGACAAAACTCCCTTCAGTCACTTTGAAATCCATGTAACGAAGGACCATCCTAATAACCAGCTGACCGTTAGCCATAAGGAACTTGTGAATTAAGTCAACATTCCAgtctcttcctctccccactgATGCTGGTGGTGCTCCTggtattttaaatcttttgtatAAATCTTCCAGTGGTGTTATAGAGGcactttctcctctgtaaaacggGTTTTGATCCATGTGAAGAACTTTCTTTCTGTTCACTGACTTTATGCCGGATGGGCTACGTTCTGTCAGGCCGGTGCCCAGCGCAATCCCGTTGTACTCCTCATTTACGGCGgtggaagggaaaggatggaagacgtgaaaaggagaaagaggagggggaggacATGCTCCGACCGAGTTCTGGGCTCAAGAGTAAACGGAAGACAGGAGCAGAGGTAAGATGGAGCTGAAGGGGCGGCGACCCAGCTGTCACCTCagatgggaagagaagagaaaacctTTAGATTTTGATAAATTCCTCAGACAGCACTACCATGGGAGGGGGGTAGCGCCTCTTTACTGCCTAGTGGAGTAGAGGTTCGGGTTCCCCAGCCTTCCCCTGTGGACACCCAAGTTGGGGATTTTGCGTTCCCGATTGGGATGGTGGCGGCCTTGATCTTTCAGACACCACTGCAGCAGGGAGCAGGTGGGAGCGAAAGCCCAGGCTCCCCACGTGGTCTCCTGTGACAGGGGCAGGTCACTGCCCTTCAGGGATAAAAGTCCCTTCTCTCTGCTCAGCGGGACGTCAAAGCACCTGATACAGTCTGTCCTGGGTGGAGATCCAGGTTCCTTCCTTGGCTTTCGCTAGCAATTAGATGAGGCCAGTTTTTCCTGTGATGTTTGGCTGGAGAAGAGTggttattttctaaaagttttctttcttgttagACTTCCTTTTTCCAAGTGCTTTTGCTAGAGAAAGTGGGCTTTTGTTGCAGCTATTTTTGTCTGCATCCATTAGTCTTTCCAGGTTGCTGGCTTATTCAGCTCTAAATGTGGGATATTACAGCAAAAAACAAACCCAGGCAACTCACCATGGTCGTTCCCTCAGTCCTGAGGTCCTAAGCCAGTCtgccttttctctctgccttccagaatcttatttttgttttgtatgtaATATCCAGTCTTTTTAGTTGAATTTAGTGGAAGCAGAAGTCTATTCTATGGTATTTTAATCACACTTTTAATCATGTTACCACCTTGCTTAAATTCCTTTAATGTCTTTTCATTATTCTCAGGAAAAAGTCTAAACCTTGGTGTGATGTACAATGCCTTCAAGATTTAGGCATTAATTAATTACAGCCCCCTCTCTTGCCCGTATCTTTTCTACTCTGCACTCGAGTCACCCCGAGTACTCTATCTTGGGCTGATTCTCTGTCTGCAAAAGTATCTCGTGTCCTCTCACCCAGCCTACCTCCTGACTTCTCCGTCCTCTCGTGTCTTCCTGGACCCGTCCCACCCTCCCACGTGCGTCCGTAGCATCCTCCTCCCACCGCTCTGTTCTCACCTTTCCACTCCCTGTGCCGCTGCTGAACATGCTCGTCTAGGGGTTCTCTTTGTTAGCATGTAGGGGTCAGCTTAAAGACCCTCCCCTCAGCAGGGCATTCCCTGAGTATTAAAACTAACACGGGCACCCGGTGACCAGGCGTTAGCACGTCATCCCACTGTGTGTCCCTCTAGCTGGAAAATCTGAACTTTTCTGTGTTTGGTGACTATCTGGGGCACTGTCCTCAGCTCCTAGAGTGTTGATTGTAAGAGGAAAGAGTTTGCCTATTTGCCTACTTTGTTCATTAGTCTCAGCAGTGGACCCTCATTCCTTTATTTACCGTTATGTTTGTTGAGCTCCTACCACGTGTTAAGCACTTGGGAAAATAACAGTcaacaaaaacagacaaatatcACTGCTCTTATtgagtttacattctagtttaatgtttaacattttatattaataatattcttacattttaccataataaataagtaaattatatttaatgttagaagatgataaattatatggagaAAATGGAGCAGATAAGGGAGTCAGGTATACAAGGTTAAGTAGCATCGCAACCTGAAATATGAGGAGTtattctgaataaaatattttcatttaactttgtgactgacactatTCCATTCCACCAAGAGAGTTTTACCACCCAGAATTGAAGAAAGGTAAAGTAATAAATAGTGTAAAGATCATTTATGTCTATTTAGATGCAGATTTATTTCTCAGGTTTTTAAATCAAATGCCAttgctattgtttttaaatttattttccatttatagaCAGTTTCTTATATTAGTTCAAAAATTAAATTGATTTAATCAGCTGTGTAAAACACTAAGACCCTAATCTTGGATTTGGTAATAATATCCAAATAATATCCAAATAATATCCAAAGCAGTTCATAGAAAAGAAACTATTTTCTAATACAATTTAAACACCTTCCTATGTCCTATTAaattactttttgaagtgtttttaaaaattaaattcctatTTGGCTGACAGACTCTGACTGCATAGGTCAAGAGACTTGATTTCATTGCCTTTTCTAattacaagaatgaaaaataaaaacacaaaggaaagTTATTATGTGGTCACGGACATCCcagcatatttttttcatatatgattAAAGAAGTTGAGATGAAAGATGCATGACATTTCCCCCCCCTAAAACATCAGGagaatttggaaatgttttcatagTTGCCACATAGATTAAGCTTCCTTGGAAATTATAAGATTACTAGTATTGTATTGTAAAGAGCAACAGAAGAGTTATTGTTACAGGAACTGATAACAAACCACTGAAACAACTGCCAGCAGGAAAGGAATCTACTAATGAGCACGTAGAAACCCTGTTACAGCTATCAATTTATCCACAAAATCATAGGAATATGTGAAAACTCATGGTGAGTCAATAAACTAGATATATGGATAAAATTTAGGAGAATCAGAGATTCCATCAGGATAGAACATTCATTTAAACCAGAAACTGTAACAATAGGGACAGGAATTAAAAGATGTACCCATGTTAAAAAAAGTGCTCCAGAAAAGACTTTGCCAAGCTGCAAATTAGGATTCGTATCAAATGGAAAATCAGCAGTTAACACCTTCTTTAAAGCCACGTTCTGGGTGGTGATGGGGATATCCTTACAAGAAGAAACTTGCGGTGACACCATCAACCTGGCAACCAGAGGCATCCCCGGAAAGAGTCTGCCTTCAGGATCAAATAATGAAAGGATAAACCCCATGTGCTTGGAAGTCTGGAGGGTGATAAGACTGCAGAGGACCCCACACTTGCTGAATTGGAGAGCAAGAAGGTTCTTCTCCAAGATCAGGTAGAAGACATCTGTCCCAGACCCAACAATCCAGAaccctccccctcactcggtcCATGAAGGCCCAGGTGCCTCCTGCCTCTTGCTCTGGAGGCAAATCATGGAGCAGACCCCAGAGCTGGACCTCAGAGCCAAACCGTAGAGCTGGACCATGGAGTCAGACCACTGAGCCAGATCAAGGAGCCAGACTACAGAGCCAGGCCACAGAGCCAGAACATGGAGTCAGACCATGGAGCCAGACCACAGAGGTGGACCACAGAGCACATCACGGAGCCAGACCACAGAGCAGACTATGGAGTCAGACCATGGAGCTGGACCACAGAGCTGGACCATGGAGCCGGACCATAGAGCAGACCACAGAGCAGACTACAGAGTCAGACCACAGAGCCAGACCATGGAGCAAGGCCACAGAGCCAAACCACAGAGTCATACCATGGAGCCAGACCACGGAACAGGACCACAGAGCCTGACTACAGAGCCAGACCACGGAGCCGGACCACAGAGCCACTGACAGCAGCAAGATAGAGCCCCAGGAgcatccaggcacagggacccgaGTCTGCAGATGCCCAGGGTGGAGCACAGCCTGCTGAGGAGGGCCACGTACAAAAGGACCCCCAGGAGATAGGGGTGGGTGAAGGAAGgcagtctggcatttcctcagaaaactaagtatagagcCCACTGTATGACCAGCAGTCCCTCTACGAGGTACACACCCAGAAGAGGTGAAGGCAAGGACTGGAGcagttatttgcacaccaatgttcatggcgaTAGTATTCACAATCggcaagagatggaagcaacccagtctCCATCCAccgatgaacggataaacaaaacatgttatatacataaaataggATACTATTCAgagttaaaaaggaatgaagttctgattcatgtgacaatatggatgaacactgaagacatcatgttgagtgaaataagccatacacaaaaggacaaatattgtatgatctcacttgtacaaaataattagaataggcaaactcaaagagttagaatctagaatataggggctggtttagggttagggaatgaggagttaatgcttaatttgtacagaatttctatttgggttgattgcaatgttttggaaatgggtggtggtcatggtagcacaacactgtgaatgtaattgacagcactgaattatatacgtGAATGTGATTCAAACAGGAAATTTCAGGTCTCAtgtatattaccagaataaaaattaaaagataaaacataggactgtacaacacagtggaGACACATTCTACTTAATAggacaagtataaaaatgttccttcatgaattatagcaaatgtaccacactaatggtgttaataataaggtagtatatgggggaaaatacactcTCATggaaactatgggctatagttaatagtaaaattataatattgtttcaccaaCTGTAACacaggcaccacactaatgcaaactgttaatgGGGGCATTATATGGGAACACTGTGTTTTCTACATGactttctataaacctacaacttctctaattaaaaaaaaataaaacttgcatGAATTAACAGTAGCAATATATTTAAGTATACTAAATAGTTGCTAAAATTATGAAAGGAACAGTAAAATACAAGCAAACAAATGAAGaacagaaataacatttttaccaatgagaaaattattgattttgaggctgtttttttttctaaacctTATGTAGGAATAAAAATAACTCACAAATTTAATCTGTATTTGCCCACAGCTTAATAAAACTTACTGCATTTATCTTAATACCTAAGGCAAAGCAAATTCATtgtaaaacttttgaaaaatacCAAAAGGCGTGAAGAAGTTATTCCATCGGCCAGAGCTCATCCTTGCTCACATTTTGAAGGTTCTATCTACATGTTTACAACATTCAATTATCCTGACTGTGTTGGATTCTCATTGCTACTGCAAAAAGCTGCAAGCTAAATGCCTTAAGACAGCACAGATTTTCTCTTGAGGTTCTTGGGGTCCGAGTTCTGAAATTGGTGTCGCTGCTTCCACAGGCTGAAGTTGAGGTGCTGGTGGGCGGGTTTCCCTGCGCTCTGAGGGCGCATCCTTTGCCTGCACCCCTGCCCCGTGGCCCCTCCTGCGTCACTGCAGCCTGTGTTCTGATCTCAAGCTCCTCGGCCCCCTCCTGAGCATCCTGGGGATGACACTGGGCCTTTCGGATGCTCCAGGATGGTCGCTGCATCCCGAGGTCCTTCATCACCTCGGCGACATTCCTTCAGCCATGCGAGGTGCGGCCTCAGTCCTGGGGAGTGGGACACGGGCACAGTTGGGGACCACAGCTCAGTCGCTACACTGACCACCGTGCTCCGGAACTTTCCCCGGCCATGAGGTATCAGGAACGATGACTTCCAGAAAGCATTCTCCAGACCCACAAAATAACCCTAAGACTTGGTCATATCAGAGAAGTGGAATGCTTGATTCAGCCCCTCCATCTCTGAAACAGGTGGGCAGACAACGGGGAGGATTTTTAAGGCTTTTCAGCATGGGACGTTTGCTCCATTTCTGCCGTTTTGTCAGTCTCAtgccattgcttttttttttttttttttttttcttttttctccttggtGGAATTTCTTCCAAGATTCTTTTAATGAATTTTCTGTTACTGATGCTGGGGTGGGTACCCTCGTCCATCTTCATAAGTATTTTGGAGGAAGTTGGGGATGTTTGCATCTGAGATTATTTGTCAAATGGCATTTTATCCTAAAATCACTTAATGACCAAATAATTGCATTTGTTCTGACATTTCCACTTCGAGAATAATGGGAGTTGtgcatttctctcttctttcctttttctctcaagATTACGCTAGTTTGATCAAGCTGTGGCTCTATCACAGCAGAGTTTATTTACATGTTTCGTTGTGTTTTGCTGTTCTCCAAATATATTCAAAAACAACTTGAATTGTTCGATTTTAAAAATCCCTGTAAGCTTAAACTCCAACTACTACACCTGAAATGTAAGACATAATCTATAAGTACCTGTGATTTGATGAACCAAATAAATTGAATCCTTGGCTTTAGCCTCCTTCATAGTCTTCTCTGATATTTTAGTTTGCACAtccttttaatataataaattttgaCTGCTTAGTAAGTAAAAAGAGAATTAACATGTTTTGTGGAGGTTAAAACATTAACAAGTACAAGTACAAGTGCTTTTGAAAGTCAAACTCGTCAGAGCTCCCTTTGTGTTGCCAtgtgggttttatttattttattttattttattttattttatttatttacatacttAACACAATATGCTTGAGCTTTCTAGTTgggaatttccatttttttttcattcttgttaaGTGATATGATTTAGAGTTGGCTGTGAGCTTATATTTTACagtatcaaaattttaaagctatttttataAGGTTTAGACTGTAAACCTTacatttccttccctctctgtctctaatAACAAGATGGCACAGCCACTCCACTCTGCCGTCATGAATCCAGAGATGGACTGCTCCTGGCTGTGGCTTTGCTCGCCTCTTACTTGGCTCTTTCTTGATGGTGGCCCTCCGAGCACACTGCCCTTCCTTGTTTCCGTTACATGTTCCAAGCTTGCTCCAGCTCGGAACTTTGTCCTCATCCTTGCTGTTCCTGAAAGGCCTGCACCCTGCACGTCACACAGACTCAACTGCACCCTCAGAGAGGCCTCTCTACCTGCCCCAGCTCACGGCCCGTGCTCGTTTTCTCCATGGCTGATCCTGAGGCAATGCTAAGCCTGTGTTTACCCCACATTTCTGTCCATCCCCACAAGGATGTGGGCTCAGTGAATGCTCTACCTGGCTTGTCCAGCATCATGGCCCAGAGCTGGGATGGTGCCTGGCACAAACGTAGGGACCCAAACAATAATCAGTAATCGATAATCAATATCTATAGAATGAATGTATCATTGCCACCTCCCCACACTGGGTCATGAATAGTTATGAAAGTGTCCCATGTAGATATTTTTACAtgtcattaattttctttatcgCTGAACTATAAATTGTGCAAATTTCCTTCGTAATTTatcacctcccccccccccaaaaaaaatctgCTGAGTTTTTGCAGTGTGGTGCTTGaggatttctttcattttggttTACTTTGTTCATCACTGTTAGCTCCCAGAAATGAACAGATTTCTTTCTGTGATGCTGTCAGTGTTTACTCTGACTCCAATATTTCTCGGCTTCACTGTTTAATCTCTTTTCCTAAAGCGATAGGCTCTTTGCTTGATCTAACACCAGCGATGTGAGCTGTGACTACTCTCTGCTTGAGCTCACTGGGTGAGCACCAGGCGAGCGGCAGTAGCTTAAAACATTACAGCTGGAGCTCAAAACGTGTGTTAATTGAATCTGAGGGCTGTGTGCGGGGAGGCTGGCCCCGCAGATATAACTGCCAGCATCTCCCTCACCAAGAAGAATTCCATCCAAGGTCACGGAAAACAGATGCCCACAATGAGTTGCTAATTGATGATTTGGTTTCAGCTACTTTATTAGTTTGTTCTTAGGAGTCTGAGAAAGGGAACAGTGGGGACACGTGAGATTTCCGGGGCTCAGCACGAAGACCCGATCAGGGCTTGcaatggaatggaattgttgAGGAAAAGGGAACAAACTGTTTATTACTGCATCTCTTACAATGGCTTTATTCTCAAGgctttattaaatttaaaacatgctaatttatttatttgtttaggcAAAGTAAGAATATTTTTCCGGATCTGTATCTCCCACATTTAGGCTAATCCAGGTAAAGGCGGATGTTCCGATTTAGGTGTGTTTTTCCCCAGAACTTCTTCCATATCAACGTTGCTCTCTGCTCAGGGGCCTGTTTGTTGCCCCAATATCCTTCATTCTCTTGCAGCAAAGCTGGTTTACGTGATGTgcccatggtttttttttttgtttttttgttttattttgtttttttaaacataaatttattattattaaagaaaaccttattatacaaggaatatgaaacaatgttaaataggtgaaaagaaattaaagacagttcacatgtattggtttccctcctcatgaaggcacagggtcacaTTATGGTGAGATTGCAGTGACCTGCTTTCATGAGATATAAGAGGAATgatcacagtcagtgccacttgggctactcccctgggcttcagcaaattccaggaaggagaagtcagggaagtcttcctttgCCAATAAACTTCCTTCAGATTTGGAATAATATatttgccacatttgtggttaatctctctgAAGTCCAGCACTGTGTAAAAGggtgacttggggtgggcattcacagtttcatgtttatcattttaaatgacagagccagtgtatgttggctcccaggagaGAGATATCCCTCAGTGCCATGATAATTTCTCGACAAAGAACAAACAATATTGAGtatacaccatcatgcctgccctctgggagtctccatccctgtccacaATCATGGCTCCatcccactcaacacaaaaaatatcattttctccACAAATCACGTGTTCTTTTCCTCACAGGACCACTTTGTCTGCCACTCAGAATTTAGGCCcaaaatgagatttctggcaagcatagaTAAACCAAGAATTCCCACCAATAAGACAGCCaggagccaatcctcatgtcagttaTAAACAGTGGATAGGGGCAACATGtcattgttttccaaatttccctgacttaaagtgcaTTCAGTGACCTCACATggacatgcctcatggtaggctctgctaagtgagtacACGGGATGCTCAGatgcttgtcttagatccagtggttatttcagtgccattggaaaaataaaggcaggcccaagcttggacaGGTGCAATTCATTAATGTTCTCACTACCCCAGCCCATGGGTTTTTATAGAGTACACAGAGTAATGAAGACAATAAAATTACTATTCTAACAGTAATGACAGATAATGGATCATTTCATTACTATTCCCATAGAAAACTTGAGGATAATTTGAAAAGGACATTTAATATCTTAATTCAAAGCGTTAGTTATGGTGACCATATAAGTTTGGTCAGGAAGATGCTTTGGAGAAAATGTTTCCTCTCCTATGTTCATGTTAACATTGGTGGGATTATCAGACTCTTACTAAACTCTTCGACTAGGAGAAGGATCAATTATTAGGTAATCTTAAGTCTTCCCAATATTGACATGGTGTCTACTGTCCCCTTCCTAGCTTTATCTTCCACCATAGAAGTTGAGGTTGGCGATAtcaaaaatatacacacaccatATCATTTAAGGCACACTGTCTTGTCCACGCGTTTCCTTCTGCCCATCGACCCCTCTTAGGCAGCTCCCGAGGCCTTCCAAGGGGACCCATCTCTGCTGTAGGAATTGGCTTAGTGTCATCTCGTCAACATGTCCTCCCTATGGTTGTGTCATGGCAACCTGTACAGGCGCACGTTGTAATAACTCTCACGTTGAGTTAAAGTACGTGTTTCCATGCCAACATCCCCGACAAGACTGGAGACAAACACATTGCAGGGTGGTAACTCACCTCGTCGACTTTGCGGACTTTCCCCTTGGAGAGGGTTTGGCCCAGGTGCTCCAGAGATGTTTATGGACTTCACTGAACCTCACAAATGACTACTGAATCTAACTCACTCTCCATTTTGTTtgttgaagaaataaaacattaaactTTGAAGCACCGGGACAGTGGCTAAAAACTCCTCATATTTGCAGCTTTGGATTTTCCAGTCCAGCAGGTGGTTGTTCATGCGTGGATTGTATAGGTTCAGCCTATTTATGTGCAGACACTCCCGCCTCTACCACAGTGATAACATGCATATTTACTCTTGGTTGGACACTTGGCTTCAATAACCATATTCTCCTCTTCTGACCACTGCATCAGTAAATTCCTCTTCTGATACATCTTTATGAGATGATACCACTatctacacacatacacacacactcagtcTATATAGTCAGCCCTTGATTTCCACAGTTCTGGTCCAGTGAATTATACAGGTAACCCAACCACTTCAAATTTCAGTCACCATGATGCATATTAACTGTGAGTAGCTGCATAAAGTGCTAACTTTGCACTAGCTCTGCAGCCCACAATCACTATTTAATAACAGACGCACACCATGAATCAGTGACAAATCTCGTCACTTCTTTCAGTGTCTCTCTGTGATTGGTCACTGCTAATTAGCTTGCACAAGAGAGTACAGTGTGTAGTTGCATTGTCTCCCTGTCTTCCAATAACAATCCCACAAGACGTTTtataaaaatgagtaaatgaaggAGTGGGCATTGGCCAACAAATATGAAAGTGTAGCAGACAAATGAAGAGTGAGAACATTGGAAGTGaaattcaaaacaaataaaatgaagttgTTGCCTTTGCCATGGTCTGAAAGAATCTAGCCATGCAGCTGAGGGGCTGGTAAAGGTGGCACACTAACTAAATGAAGAAACTCGCAATGAAATATGTGACCACGTCCCAGAGAGACGACAGCAGAAAGCTGGGTTAACGGAAACCTCGGAGATACTTCATGACATTGAAAGCACAAAGGATAGAATGTTCTAAGCTGATCCCAACCTAGGAAGCAGTGGGGCGAGTTGCCAAGGTATACAAGTGATGCCCTATAAGTTATACAGAGAGAAGACAATCACTGTTCAAATAGCCCTTGTaagtttttaatctgtttttattattattttgagataattgtggGTTCCCATGCAGTTGTAGGAACTAATACAGAGAACTCCCATATACATCTTGCCCAATGATAGCATCTTGCAAAACTGTAGTATAATGTCACAACCAGGGTATTTGCACGGATAGAATCAGGACAGAGACCAGTTCCATCACTGGAACTTACAGGGCACTGCTTACctcccaccccccttccctgGCCCTCCCCCTGAagaccactaatctgttctccttGTCTATAaatttgtcatttcaacaatattaTATGTACAGAAACATACAGTATATAAACACTGGGGATTTGTGTTTTTCCCTCATCACAACTCTCTGGAAAGCCAATGAAGTTGCCGTGTGTATCGGTTCATCCCCCTGCGTTGCTGAGACTTCCACGGTGTGGGAGAGCCAGAGTTTCTTTAGCCATTCAGCACTGAAGGGCATCTGCGTTGTTTCCGCCTTTTGGCAATTACGAGTAAGGCTGTTCTGAACGTTTGTGTACAGGAGttgaataaaaataagttttcatttccctggGGTAATTAAGTACAGCTTCATTACTTGTACCAGGAGTACAACTTCTGGATCATCTGGTAGTTTCATGCTCAGGTTTTTAAGAAACTCCCCAAATTGCTGAACCAATTTTATCCTCACCACCAATGTATTAGTGATACATATGCTCCTCgttcttgccagcatttggtggtgtcatggtatttttttccttttctaaaaaaaaattagccattCTGATAACTGTATAGTGATATCTCATCGTGGTTCTAACTTGCTTTTCCTTAGaggctaatgattttgaacatcttttcacgctattatttaccatttttatccttttcaattaaatgtcttttttatgtgttttgcCTACTTTCTAATTGGACTGTTAGTTTTTGTGCTACTGAGTTTTGAGA from Choloepus didactylus isolate mChoDid1 chromosome 12, mChoDid1.pri, whole genome shotgun sequence includes the following:
- the LOC119507457 gene encoding LOW QUALITY PROTEIN: rab GDP dissociation inhibitor beta-like (The sequence of the model RefSeq protein was modified relative to this genomic sequence to represent the inferred CDS: inserted 2 bases in 1 codon; substituted 1 base at 1 genomic stop codon); protein product: STAVNEEYNGIALGTGLTERSPSGIKSVNRKKVLHMDQNPFYRGESASITPLEDLYKRFKIPGAPPASVGRGRDWNVDLIHKFLMANGQLVIRMVLRYMDFKVTEGSFVYKGGKIYKVPSTDLEALASSLMGLFEKHHFRKFLVXVDNLEEKDPGTFEGVDPKKTTMWDVYKKFDLGQDVIDFTGHALALYKTDDYLDQPCCETIKRIKLYSESLATYGKSPYLYPQYGLGEVPQGFARPSAICGGSYMLNKPIEEIVVENGRVVGVKSEEVACCKQLICDPSYVKDRVQKVGQVIRVTGSLSHPVKNTNDTNSCHIIIPQKQVSRKSDIYVCMISFAHNVAAQGKYIALVSTTVETKEPEKEIRPALELLEPIEQKFVSINDLLVPKDLGTEXQIFISHACDATTHFETTCDDIQDIYNRMTGSEFDFEEIKRKKNDINGED